From the genome of Gloeocapsa sp. DLM2.Bin57, one region includes:
- a CDS encoding insulinase family protein, translating to MQTATSSYQQETINCFTLNNGITLITVTNNSSDVIAGRIFIKNAGGRWETRTQAGLSHLVTSVITKGTKRLSAVDIAHQVESLGASLGADAASDYLIFSLKTVSSDFQEILGLLAEIMREPSFPPEEVELEKHLTQQNIRAQQESPFNIAFSQLREAIYQEHPYALSILGTETSVANLSLTDLQNYHQQYFRPDQLVISISGRLEPETVKQWVEDSFGDWEIPQVTPSLLQLPQLTPKPEKRKIAQNTQQAIVMLGYLTPGIKTPEYAALKLLNTYLGNGLSSRLFVELREKRGLAYDVSAFYPTRLDQSSFVVYMGTAPENTLTAQEGLRTEVERLCNTELTETELQIAKNKLLGQYALGKQANGEIAQIYGWYETLELGISFDLDFQEQIKAVTPEEMQKVAQAYFIEPYISLVGPEEVLDNVD from the coding sequence ATGCAAACAGCAACATCGAGTTATCAGCAAGAAACAATTAATTGTTTTACTCTCAATAATGGCATTACCCTAATCACGGTGACTAATAACAGTAGTGATGTGATCGCAGGGAGAATATTTATTAAAAACGCGGGAGGAAGATGGGAAACACGCACTCAAGCGGGATTATCTCACCTAGTAACCTCCGTAATTACCAAAGGAACAAAGAGATTATCAGCAGTAGATATAGCTCATCAGGTAGAATCTCTAGGAGCTAGTTTAGGAGCAGATGCAGCTAGTGATTACTTAATTTTTAGTCTGAAAACAGTAAGTAGTGACTTCCAAGAAATATTGGGGTTATTAGCAGAAATAATGCGCGAGCCTAGTTTTCCTCCCGAGGAAGTAGAATTAGAAAAACACCTAACCCAACAAAATATCCGCGCTCAACAGGAATCACCCTTTAACATCGCTTTTAGTCAATTAAGAGAAGCAATTTATCAAGAACATCCCTACGCTTTATCTATTTTAGGCACAGAAACAAGCGTAGCTAACCTAAGCTTAACAGATTTACAAAACTATCATCAACAATATTTTCGTCCCGATCAACTAGTAATCAGTATTTCAGGACGTCTTGAACCAGAAACAGTGAAACAATGGGTAGAGGATAGCTTCGGAGACTGGGAAATACCCCAAGTAACACCCTCTTTACTGCAACTTCCCCAACTAACCCCTAAACCAGAAAAACGCAAAATAGCACAAAATACCCAACAGGCGATCGTCATGTTGGGTTATTTAACTCCAGGAATAAAAACCCCCGAATACGCAGCCTTGAAACTCTTAAACACCTATCTAGGGAATGGTTTATCTAGTCGTCTGTTTGTGGAATTGCGGGAAAAACGCGGTTTAGCCTATGATGTGTCTGCATTTTACCCCACCAGACTAGATCAGTCTAGTTTTGTGGTTTATATGGGTACAGCTCCAGAAAATACCCTAACAGCACAAGAAGGTTTACGAACAGAAGTAGAACGTCTTTGTAATACAGAACTAACGGAAACTGAGTTACAAATAGCTAAAAATAAACTACTTGGTCAATACGCTCTAGGTAAACAAGCTAATGGGGAAATAGCTCAAATCTACGGTTGGTACGAAACTTTAGAACTTGGTATCTCCTTTGACTTAGATTTTCAAGAACAGATCAAAGCG